One window of the Candidatus Dependentiae bacterium genome contains the following:
- a CDS encoding DnaJ domain-containing protein, producing MKNLLYISCLLGIASVTQCMDPKQTKDLHRAIGNNSPSKVTEYLENGADPDILIKYLNINQDLTALHLVAKALAKYVDQQEKDLAQSHNHGLTQNRYDTLLANLSIIVQSLLQYGANASIVNPQGQTALDIIHNIKRESLSSRQNTYLNDIIEQLQNTPSPVQRLFDAILSHDVFSVSRLIKNAAINPINQQGNTPLHIATNEYINILTTSKQAYNDNALQDIKQIINLLLNKNANPSIKNRAGDTPWDILNRYAQNPNQQSLSEKYKKDITNILSLLMPNASLHKAIEQLDVDTVLQLLANNMNANATDPYGNTPLNTAANMIIVTYTTEKYRYTILPVFNKLNTIIRALLNNKADKSIKNNFGRNPWDQLNRFNQEKGRSLSSDQQTTLKEFLMLLDPAAQQKPQSESQPSPSPAHPINQEALFDAIKQINTNLVSQLLKRVNVNSVDQNGNTPLNVAASMIITICTSEQHKNTLSSDLNELGIIIRTLLNNKADKSIKNNAGKNPWDKLNRFNQEEGGSLPLDQQTKLKELLILLDPAAQQKPQSESQSSPSPARPINQETLYDAIKQLNTNLVSQLLKRVNVNSVDQNGNTPLNVAASMIITICTSEQHKNTISSDLNKLDTIIRALLNNKADKSIKNNAGKNPWDKLNRFNQEEGQSLPADQQATLKEFLILLDPAPQPQPSPSKSTESISEQAWSQFPEAKKLRNQYKHMQEVYRALLGVGPRASKTEINKAYRQLSRKWHPDKYEGDKELANAVQTLLNTAKKALDN from the coding sequence ATGAAAAATTTATTATATATATCATGCTTACTTGGTATTGCCTCGGTAACCCAATGTATGGATCCTAAACAAACCAAAGACCTTCATCGAGCTATAGGGAATAATTCACCATCTAAGGTAACAGAGTATCTTGAAAATGGTGCTGATCCTGATATATTAATCAAATATTTAAATATTAATCAAGATCTAACCGCCCTCCATCTAGTTGCTAAAGCTTTGGCAAAATACGTAGATCAACAAGAAAAGGACTTAGCTCAGAGCCATAATCATGGATTAACACAGAACCGATATGATACTCTCTTGGCAAACCTATCTATTATAGTACAATCATTACTTCAATATGGGGCAAATGCATCTATAGTTAACCCTCAAGGGCAAACGGCACTAGATATAATACACAATATTAAACGAGAAAGCCTAAGCTCTAGGCAAAATACTTATTTAAACGATATAATAGAGCAATTGCAAAACACACCATCTCCAGTACAACGATTGTTTGATGCTATTTTAAGTCATGATGTATTTTCCGTATCACGCCTGATAAAAAATGCTGCTATCAATCCGATAAATCAGCAAGGTAATACGCCCTTACATATAGCTACTAATGAGTACATAAATATATTAACAACAAGCAAACAAGCCTATAATGATAATGCCTTACAAGATATAAAACAAATCATTAATCTATTATTAAATAAGAATGCCAATCCATCAATAAAAAACAGAGCCGGTGACACGCCATGGGATATATTGAATCGATATGCACAAAATCCCAATCAACAATCATTATCAGAAAAATATAAAAAGGATATTACAAATATTTTGAGCTTATTGATGCCAAACGCATCCTTGCATAAAGCCATAGAGCAATTAGATGTAGATACCGTTCTACAATTACTCGCCAATAATATGAACGCTAATGCCACAGATCCATATGGCAATACCCCTTTAAACACTGCTGCCAATATGATTATCGTCACATACACAACCGAAAAATATAGATATACTATACTTCCTGTTTTTAACAAACTAAATACTATTATTCGAGCATTACTCAATAACAAAGCCGATAAATCAATAAAAAACAATTTCGGCAGAAATCCTTGGGATCAATTGAATAGGTTTAATCAAGAAAAAGGCAGATCTTTATCTTCTGATCAACAAACAACATTAAAAGAATTTTTAATGTTGTTAGATCCTGCAGCACAACAAAAACCACAATCTGAATCACAACCATCACCATCGCCAGCACATCCAATAAATCAAGAGGCTTTGTTCGATGCTATAAAACAAATAAATACAAACTTAGTATCGCAATTACTCAAAAGAGTTAATGTAAATAGTGTAGATCAAAATGGCAATACGCCTTTAAATGTTGCCGCAAGCATGATTATCACCATATGTACAAGCGAACAACATAAAAACACTCTATCCTCTGACTTAAACGAATTAGGCATTATTATTCGAACCTTACTCAACAACAAGGCTGACAAATCAATTAAGAATAATGCCGGTAAAAATCCTTGGGATAAATTGAATAGATTTAATCAAGAAGAAGGCGGATCTTTACCTCTTGATCAACAAACAAAACTAAAAGAATTATTAATCTTACTAGATCCTGCAGCGCAACAAAAACCACAATCTGAATCTCAATCATCACCATCGCCAGCACGTCCAATAAATCAAGAGACTTTGTATGATGCCATAAAACAACTCAATACAAACTTAGTATCACAATTACTTAAAAGAGTTAATGTAAATAGTGTAGATCAAAATGGCAATACGCCCTTAAATGTTGCTGCAAGCATGATTATCACTATATGTACAAGTGAACAACATAAAAACACTATATCGTCTGACCTAAACAAATTAGATACTATTATTCGAGCCTTACTCAACAATAAGGCTGACAAATCTATTAAGAACAATGCCGGCAAAAATCCTTGGGATAAATTGAATAGATTTAATCAAGAAGAAGGCCAGTCTTTACCTGCTGATCAACAAGCAACATTAAAAGAATTTTTAATCTTACTAGACCCTGCACCACAACCACAGCCATCACCATCAAAATCTACTGAAAGTATCTCCGAACAAGCATGGTCACAGTTTCCTGAAGCTAAAAAATTACGAAATCAGTATAAACATATGCAAGAAGTATACCGAGCACTCCTTGGTGTAGGACCTCGCGCAAGTAAAACAGAAATTAATAAAGCATACCGACAATTATCACGCAAATGGCATCCGGATAAATATGAAGGCGATAAAGAACTAGCTAACGCAGTTCAAACCCTTCTGAATACTGCAAAAAAAGCGTTAGATAACTAG
- a CDS encoding aldolase: MNKNSILIPADVPRTIENTFVDNYNAITQNTHRLFLFACDQKIEHVNDDFYGNAISPHALYPEHLFKIASQGRIGAMATHLGLIARYGKQYPTINYIVKLNAKTDLVPTHEKDSVSTSLWHIEHVIHLKETTGLNIRGIGYTIYLGSEYEGAMLAKAAQTIYIAHQHGLVATLWIYPRGKYMKEKTDAQLAADATGVGHALGADFVKIKPVNPEYLRIATAAAGNTGIICAGGTKENPREFLREVYDQIHIGNAAGTATGRNIFQYDLPQAIAMTHAISAIVYDDKDATSATKIFETT, encoded by the coding sequence ATGAATAAAAATTCTATACTTATTCCCGCTGACGTACCACGTACCATAGAAAATACATTTGTAGATAATTATAATGCAATCACCCAGAACACACATCGATTATTTTTATTTGCATGTGATCAAAAAATTGAACATGTAAATGATGATTTTTACGGAAATGCTATTAGCCCTCATGCATTATATCCAGAACATTTGTTCAAAATCGCTTCACAGGGACGCATTGGTGCTATGGCTACACATTTAGGGCTTATTGCGCGGTATGGCAAACAATATCCTACTATTAACTATATCGTAAAACTGAATGCAAAAACTGACCTAGTACCTACACACGAAAAAGATTCGGTAAGCACATCACTCTGGCATATTGAGCATGTTATACATTTGAAAGAAACCACAGGGCTCAACATCCGCGGTATTGGGTATACCATTTATCTAGGAAGTGAATATGAGGGAGCTATGCTCGCTAAAGCCGCACAAACTATTTACATCGCACATCAACATGGTCTAGTCGCTACGTTATGGATTTACCCACGTGGTAAATATATGAAAGAAAAAACAGATGCTCAGCTAGCTGCGGATGCCACCGGTGTTGGTCATGCACTTGGTGCAGATTTTGTAAAAATTAAACCAGTTAACCCAGAATATCTGCGCATAGCCACCGCTGCTGCAGGAAATACAGGCATCATTTGTGCTGGCGGCACCAAAGAAAATCCGCGTGAATTCTTACGTGAAGTATATGATCAAATTCACATTGGTAATGCTGCGGGTACTGCTACTGGGCGTAATATTTTTCAGTATGATTTACCACAAGCAATCGCTATGACTCATGCTATTTCTGCTATCGTATATGATGATAAAGATGCTACAAGTGCTACAAAAATATTCGAAACAACATAA
- a CDS encoding J domain-containing protein yields the protein MKKLLYISSLLSITSISYSMEYSQANFMAKQLNMAIYRLDLSAIKTILQEGANPNIMITDPYTDEPITALLKVAQMADLYVNLQKTDIEHGLPQSNAATRYLVNMKTLLKITKNLLADGADPSIKNNKGQTVRDLLNNIDQKYFSKEQRKTFSDILKSLSKAETSKAKKKQKKNINTTEQLHDAIKTLNKAKVFQLANNINVNDMDQNGNTSLNVAASTVINIYSTKNKNTRSTDLEKISLIIQGLLNEGANPTIKNKASKTAWDKLKQFEQEEAKFLSPEEQQTFNVILSLLKPISPQPQPKPKNDQTQPRTPSPSPSPSKPAESISEQAWSQFPEAKKLRDQYKHMKEVYGAVLGVTPQASRAEINKAYRELSLKWHPDKYEGNKELATEVQSILNNARNTLIGN from the coding sequence ATGAAAAAACTATTATATATATCAAGCTTATTGAGCATCACATCAATCAGTTATAGTATGGAATATTCTCAAGCAAATTTTATGGCTAAACAGTTGAATATGGCCATATATCGGCTAGATCTATCTGCCATAAAAACAATCCTACAAGAAGGCGCTAATCCCAATATTATGATTACAGATCCATATACTGATGAACCTATTACCGCACTTCTTAAAGTAGCTCAAATGGCAGATTTATATGTTAATCTTCAAAAAACTGATATCGAACATGGGTTACCTCAATCGAATGCTGCTACCAGATATCTTGTAAATATGAAAACATTATTAAAAATTACTAAAAATTTGCTCGCAGACGGAGCAGATCCATCTATAAAAAATAACAAAGGACAAACTGTACGAGATCTATTGAATAATATAGATCAAAAATATTTCTCTAAGGAACAACGTAAAACTTTTTCTGATATATTAAAAAGTTTATCAAAAGCTGAAACCAGTAAAGCGAAAAAAAAGCAGAAAAAAAATATCAACACAACAGAACAATTACATGATGCCATAAAAACATTAAATAAAGCTAAAGTTTTTCAATTGGCCAATAACATTAATGTAAATGACATGGATCAGAATGGTAATACGTCTTTAAATGTAGCTGCTAGTACCGTTATAAATATATATTCAACAAAAAACAAAAATACTAGATCTACTGACCTAGAAAAGATAAGTCTAATCATTCAAGGACTATTAAATGAGGGAGCTAACCCAACAATAAAAAATAAAGCCAGTAAAACAGCTTGGGATAAACTTAAACAATTCGAGCAAGAAGAGGCGAAATTTTTATCACCAGAAGAGCAACAAACATTTAATGTAATCTTATCTTTACTAAAACCAATAAGCCCTCAGCCGCAACCAAAACCTAAGAACGACCAAACACAGCCTCGTACACCAAGCCCATCACCATCTCCATCAAAACCTGCTGAAAGTATCTCCGAACAAGCATGGTCACAGTTTCCTGAGGCTAAAAAATTACGCGATCAATATAAGCATATGAAAGAAGTTTATGGCGCAGTTCTTGGCGTAACACCTCAGGCAAGTAGAGCAGAAATCAATAAAGCATATCGAGAACTGTCACTCAAATGGCATCCGGATAAGTATGAAGGCAATAAAGAATTAGCTACTGAGGTCCAAAGTATTCTTAATAATGCAAGAAATACCTTGATTGGCAATTAA
- a CDS encoding penicillin-binding protein 2, whose translation MINQKYKIRSSIIFLFFCILYTMIIFNLYLIQIRHANFYIQLGNQQYLVTISKLPPRAPIYDRTGTHPLAINQDCVSAFILPAKLESPNMLKPFLQEHFPETYTQLEQHPHKQFMYIKRKLTPDQQKLLADHAIPDIRLLNEPHRFYPLDAAASLVGITDIDNNGLMGIEYICNKTLAGTPDTFCLEKDARSGLFYFKKETKITGEHGTPVRLTINNDLQFLVHEAVKNTVQHYESVEGAAIVMDPDNGEILAMVSYPHFDPNNTEQLNLEFTKNRVITEAYELGSVFKIFAALAALEENVTSPDEIIDCKNTRTTYVDGRKINTPREHGEIPFKDVVGFSNNIGIAIVAKRLNEKLYDHYTKLGFGNKTGIQLPGEHKGFVNPPGNWSKQSIISLSYGYEVSATLLQLATAMCVIANGGYKIIPQIILPYDKVTKEHPLYSPENLVTIKNILEHTAQKGTTKRTQIPGYRIMSKTGTANMLINGEYDTNKNLFTCAGIIDQGTYKRVIVTFIKQANRTNIFASTVAAPLFKTIAQHTIIQDRII comes from the coding sequence ATGATAAATCAGAAATACAAAATTAGATCATCTATTATATTTTTATTTTTTTGCATCTTGTATACGATGATTATTTTTAATCTCTATCTGATACAAATTAGACACGCAAATTTTTATATTCAACTGGGTAATCAACAATACCTTGTCACTATTAGCAAATTACCACCACGGGCACCTATCTATGACCGTACCGGCACACATCCATTAGCTATAAATCAAGATTGTGTCTCAGCGTTCATTTTACCTGCAAAACTTGAATCACCCAACATGCTCAAACCATTCTTGCAAGAACATTTTCCTGAAACATATACACAACTTGAGCAACATCCTCATAAACAATTTATGTATATCAAGCGCAAACTTACTCCTGATCAACAAAAACTACTTGCAGATCATGCTATTCCTGATATTCGTCTCCTGAATGAACCACATCGATTCTATCCACTTGATGCAGCTGCATCACTGGTAGGTATTACCGACATAGATAACAACGGTCTTATGGGTATAGAATATATATGCAATAAAACATTGGCCGGTACACCTGATACATTTTGTCTAGAAAAAGATGCACGCTCTGGGTTATTTTATTTTAAAAAAGAAACAAAAATAACTGGAGAACACGGCACACCGGTACGTTTAACAATCAATAATGATTTACAATTTCTTGTACATGAAGCAGTTAAAAATACCGTGCAGCACTATGAGTCAGTAGAAGGTGCCGCTATTGTTATGGATCCGGACAATGGTGAAATTCTTGCCATGGTGTCATACCCACATTTTGATCCTAATAATACTGAACAACTAAATTTAGAGTTTACTAAAAACCGTGTAATTACCGAAGCATATGAACTTGGTTCTGTATTTAAAATATTTGCCGCACTCGCCGCATTGGAAGAAAATGTGACCTCTCCCGATGAAATCATTGATTGCAAAAATACCCGTACCACCTATGTGGATGGTCGTAAAATAAACACACCACGAGAACATGGCGAAATTCCATTTAAAGACGTTGTTGGATTCTCTAACAATATTGGTATTGCTATTGTTGCAAAACGTTTGAATGAAAAGTTATATGATCATTACACAAAACTTGGCTTTGGTAATAAAACTGGCATCCAATTGCCCGGTGAACATAAAGGGTTTGTGAATCCTCCAGGCAATTGGTCAAAACAATCAATAATTTCTTTATCATATGGGTATGAAGTATCTGCTACGCTGCTACAACTGGCTACGGCAATGTGCGTTATTGCAAACGGTGGCTATAAAATAATACCGCAGATTATATTACCGTATGACAAAGTAACAAAAGAGCATCCACTGTATAGTCCAGAAAATCTTGTTACCATAAAAAATATTCTTGAACATACGGCGCAAAAAGGAACTACCAAACGTACACAAATTCCAGGCTATCGTATTATGAGTAAAACCGGTACTGCTAATATGCTAATCAATGGTGAATATGATACCAATAAAAATTTATTTACGTGTGCGGGCATTATAGACCAAGGTACCTACAAACGAGTAATTGTCACATTCATAAAACAAGCAAATCGAACCAATATATTCGCTTCTACGGTAGCTGCACCATTGTTTAAAACTATTGCACAACATACAATCATTCAAGATCGTATTATTTGA
- a CDS encoding ribulose-phosphate 3-epimerase — translation MPTIYPSLLGINPDTIEDTIKKLNPHCHGFHIDVMDHKFVPNEAFFDPEWVNAIDHASTHPSWVHLMIQQPQQFINSLNLTPGSMISFHYEVIGDSTSLINQIHGENWKASVAINPQTPIEKIFPVLGLVDQVLIMSVQPGFAGQDFIKSTIDKIIPLATYRRLNKFKFSIAMDGGIDEHNIAMLAQKGVEDFAVASAIFKTQDPIAALQKLATLIT, via the coding sequence ATGCCTACCATATATCCGTCACTTCTGGGCATAAATCCAGACACCATAGAAGATACTATCAAAAAGCTTAACCCTCACTGCCATGGCTTTCATATCGACGTTATGGATCATAAATTTGTACCAAATGAGGCATTCTTTGACCCCGAATGGGTTAATGCAATCGACCATGCAAGCACACACCCTTCTTGGGTGCATCTGATGATTCAACAACCACAACAATTTATTAATAGCCTGAATCTAACTCCAGGCAGTATGATCAGCTTCCATTATGAAGTCATCGGAGATAGCACGTCATTGATTAATCAGATACATGGCGAAAATTGGAAAGCAAGTGTGGCTATTAATCCACAAACACCCATAGAAAAAATTTTCCCTGTATTGGGATTAGTTGATCAAGTACTCATCATGTCAGTCCAACCAGGCTTTGCAGGGCAAGATTTTATAAAATCAACGATAGATAAAATTATCCCACTTGCTACCTACCGCAGATTAAATAAATTCAAATTCTCAATTGCTATGGATGGCGGAATAGACGAGCATAATATTGCCATGCTTGCACAAAAAGGAGTAGAAGACTTTGCAGTAGCATCAGCAATTTTTAAAACACAAGATCCGATAGCAGCACTGCAAAAATTAGCAACATTAATTACATAA
- a CDS encoding co-chaperone GroES — MFQKLRPLGDRVLVKCIEDQEKTAGGIIIPDAAKEKAQTGAVVSVGTGRKDEHGNPIAMEVKVGDIVYFGKYAGTQAGDNHLIIREDEILGIVEK, encoded by the coding sequence ATGTTCCAAAAACTTCGTCCGCTCGGAGATCGAGTGCTTGTTAAATGCATAGAAGATCAAGAAAAAACTGCAGGAGGTATCATTATCCCGGATGCAGCAAAAGAAAAAGCTCAGACTGGTGCTGTTGTATCAGTAGGTACTGGTCGTAAGGATGAGCATGGTAATCCAATTGCTATGGAAGTAAAAGTGGGTGACATTGTGTATTTCGGTAAATATGCCGGAACACAAGCGGGAGACAACCATCTGATTATTCGTGAAGATGAAATCTTAGGAATTGTTGAAAAGTAA
- the groL gene encoding chaperonin GroEL (60 kDa chaperone family; promotes refolding of misfolded polypeptides especially under stressful conditions; forms two stacked rings of heptamers to form a barrel-shaped 14mer; ends can be capped by GroES; misfolded proteins enter the barrel where they are refolded when GroES binds) has translation MAVKKIIFGSDARERIRKGVDILADTVKVTLGPKGRNVVFERSFGAPSITKDGVTVAKEIELEDKLENMGAQMVREVASKTADVAGDGTTTATVLAQAIFREGNKYVTAGANPMELKRGIDKATQAVVESIKASAKPVDSKKEIEQVATISANSDTVIGKQIADAMERVGRDGVITVEEAKGMQDELDVVEGMQFDRGYLSQYFVTDTEKMETVQDNPMILIFEKKISAMKPLLPLLEQTVQSGRQLLIIAEDVEGDALAALVVNKLRGNLKVAAVKAPGFGDRRKAMLEDIAILTGGKLITEDLGLKLENVQMHDLGSAKKVIITKDNCTIIEGAGDSATIKGRVAQIKAQIANSTSDYDKEKLQERLAKLAGGVAVIKVGAATETELKEKKDRIEDALHATRAAVEEGIVAGGGVALIRAQKAVDMLKLDGDEQLGVQIVRRAIEEPLRIIASNAGHDAAVVVNQVKTETGSRGFDARNDEYVDMVAAGIIDPAKVTRSAIQYAASIAGLLLTTEASIFEMPQAKDKAAQVPGMGGGMGMPGMF, from the coding sequence ATGGCAGTTAAAAAAATTATATTTGGTAGCGATGCACGTGAGCGCATTCGCAAAGGTGTCGATATTCTAGCAGATACCGTTAAAGTTACTCTTGGGCCAAAAGGTCGCAATGTAGTTTTTGAACGTTCATTTGGTGCACCATCAATTACTAAAGACGGTGTAACCGTAGCAAAAGAAATTGAACTCGAAGACAAATTAGAAAATATGGGCGCACAAATGGTGCGTGAAGTTGCAAGTAAAACAGCAGATGTTGCTGGTGATGGTACAACTACCGCAACCGTTTTGGCGCAAGCAATATTCCGCGAAGGTAACAAATATGTTACTGCCGGTGCTAACCCAATGGAACTCAAACGTGGTATTGATAAAGCAACTCAAGCAGTTGTGGAAAGCATCAAGGCAAGTGCAAAACCAGTTGATAGTAAAAAAGAAATTGAGCAAGTTGCAACTATTTCTGCCAATTCGGATACCGTTATTGGTAAACAAATTGCCGATGCTATGGAACGCGTAGGGCGCGATGGTGTTATTACCGTTGAAGAAGCAAAAGGTATGCAAGACGAATTAGATGTAGTTGAAGGTATGCAGTTTGACCGCGGCTATTTGTCTCAATACTTTGTGACAGACACTGAGAAGATGGAAACAGTGCAAGATAACCCGATGATCCTGATTTTTGAAAAAAAGATCAGTGCTATGAAGCCATTGTTGCCACTTCTAGAACAAACAGTACAATCAGGTCGTCAACTATTGATTATAGCAGAAGATGTTGAAGGTGATGCTCTTGCAGCCTTAGTAGTAAACAAACTACGGGGCAATCTCAAAGTTGCAGCTGTTAAGGCACCTGGTTTTGGTGATCGTCGTAAAGCAATGCTTGAAGATATTGCGATTTTGACTGGCGGTAAATTAATTACTGAAGACCTGGGTCTCAAATTAGAAAATGTACAAATGCATGATCTTGGTTCTGCTAAAAAAGTTATTATTACCAAAGATAACTGCACTATTATTGAAGGCGCTGGTGATTCAGCAACTATTAAAGGTCGTGTTGCACAAATTAAAGCACAGATTGCAAACAGCACATCTGATTATGACAAAGAAAAATTGCAAGAACGCTTGGCAAAACTTGCTGGCGGTGTAGCTGTTATTAAGGTTGGTGCAGCGACTGAAACTGAATTAAAAGAAAAGAAAGATCGTATAGAAGATGCATTGCATGCAACTCGTGCAGCAGTAGAAGAAGGTATTGTTGCCGGTGGTGGTGTTGCATTGATTCGTGCTCAAAAAGCTGTTGATATGCTTAAGCTAGATGGCGATGAGCAACTAGGAGTTCAAATTGTACGTCGCGCTATCGAAGAACCATTGCGTATTATTGCAAGCAATGCAGGACACGATGCTGCGGTTGTTGTGAACCAAGTTAAAACAGAAACAGGTAGCAGAGGCTTTGATGCAAGAAACGATGAATATGTTGACATGGTTGCAGCAGGGATTATTGATCCAGCAAAAGTAACACGTTCAGCAATTCAATATGCAGCATCAATAGCAGGTTTATTATTGACAACAGAGGCATCTATTTTTGAAATGCCACAAGCAAAAGATAAAGCTGCACAAGTTCCAGGAATGGGCGGTGGCATGGGTATGCCAGGCATGTTTTAA